In Agrobacterium sp. RAC06, a single window of DNA contains:
- a CDS encoding efflux RND transporter periplasmic adaptor subunit produces MVDRFASVLAGICLSITGLAASSAAAHEGHDHGAPPPPVSTTIAPRADASTADLELVAVARGERLEIFLDSFKGNEPVDGAMLEIDGPSGTLTVEPAGEGTYVANAPWLTKPGSYDLAISVMAGDIFDVLTVTMVIPEMASTAVPVAAADGFLISSAFAQDVGARLQRQDMTLWAVGGGGIVVGLLLAALFRRRKPAASVAAIAAALVLAGAPQSAAAGPAALTAQAAERDVAQRFADGSIFVPKTTQRILAIRTIFTEQAAHSGTVELPARIIPDPTTSGYVQASVSGRLLPPPGGFPQLGTRVAAGDVLALVQPSLSAADLTSQQQQARELDQEIMLVERKLQRFERLQSVVARAEIEDATLELQGLKARRANLEQAPTAAEKLTAPVSGVIAAAQAVAGQIAEPNTIIFQIIDPSRYWVEALSFDAHSVTGMARGKFMDGRTAELTYRGSGLADRNQAIPIHFSVEETPDGIRAGQLLTVLSSTTQERAGIAVPRTSVLRASNGQSLVYEHTNAERFVPREVRTEPLDGDRLLIVSGVEAGKRIVTQGAELLNQIR; encoded by the coding sequence ATGGTCGACCGATTCGCCTCTGTCCTCGCTGGAATTTGCCTTTCCATCACAGGACTTGCTGCATCCTCCGCTGCGGCCCATGAGGGCCATGATCACGGCGCTCCGCCTCCGCCTGTCTCCACCACGATCGCACCGCGCGCCGACGCTTCGACGGCCGATCTCGAGCTGGTTGCTGTAGCGCGCGGAGAGCGGCTGGAAATCTTCCTCGACAGCTTCAAGGGCAATGAACCGGTCGACGGTGCGATGCTTGAAATTGACGGCCCTTCAGGAACGCTTACAGTCGAACCTGCGGGCGAGGGGACCTACGTGGCGAATGCGCCATGGCTGACAAAGCCCGGCTCGTATGATCTTGCCATCTCCGTGATGGCCGGAGACATCTTCGACGTCCTGACAGTCACCATGGTGATCCCCGAGATGGCCAGCACCGCCGTGCCAGTGGCTGCCGCTGATGGTTTCCTGATCAGTTCGGCTTTTGCGCAGGACGTGGGCGCGCGGCTGCAGCGACAGGACATGACACTGTGGGCCGTCGGCGGTGGCGGTATCGTGGTCGGGCTTCTCCTTGCTGCACTCTTCCGCCGCCGCAAACCTGCCGCATCTGTCGCTGCGATCGCGGCAGCCCTCGTGCTTGCCGGAGCACCGCAGTCCGCGGCCGCTGGTCCTGCAGCACTCACGGCGCAAGCAGCCGAACGGGATGTCGCCCAGCGTTTTGCCGATGGTTCGATTTTCGTGCCGAAGACAACCCAGCGCATCCTTGCCATCCGCACGATCTTCACGGAACAGGCCGCCCATTCTGGTACCGTCGAGTTGCCGGCGCGTATCATCCCAGACCCAACGACATCCGGCTATGTCCAGGCATCCGTGTCGGGAAGGCTTCTACCGCCGCCCGGCGGCTTCCCCCAACTCGGCACGCGTGTCGCCGCTGGCGATGTGCTGGCGCTGGTCCAGCCCTCACTCAGTGCCGCTGATCTGACGAGCCAGCAGCAGCAGGCTCGAGAGCTCGACCAGGAGATCATGTTGGTCGAACGAAAGCTGCAACGCTTCGAGCGGCTTCAGTCGGTGGTGGCGCGCGCCGAGATCGAGGATGCAACACTGGAACTCCAGGGCCTGAAGGCACGGCGCGCCAATCTGGAACAGGCACCGACGGCGGCTGAAAAACTGACCGCACCCGTATCAGGCGTCATCGCTGCGGCCCAGGCCGTTGCAGGACAGATCGCAGAGCCCAACACCATCATCTTCCAGATCATCGATCCCAGCCGTTACTGGGTTGAAGCTTTGAGCTTCGACGCGCATTCGGTCACTGGTATGGCCAGAGGCAAGTTCATGGACGGCCGGACCGCCGAGCTCACCTATCGAGGAAGCGGCCTTGCCGATCGTAATCAGGCGATCCCCATACACTTCAGCGTCGAGGAGACGCCTGATGGTATTCGCGCCGGGCAATTGCTGACCGTCTTGTCGTCGACCACGCAAGAGCGTGCAGGCATCGCTGTTCCGCGCACGAGCGTGCTGCGTGCCTCAAACGGCCAGTCGCTCGTCTATGAACACACCAACGCTGAACGTTTCGTTCCGAGGGAAGTCCGTACCGAGCCGCTGGATGGCGATCGTCTTCTCATCGTGTCCGGGGTCGAAGCCGGAAAACGCATCGTCACACAGGGTGCCGAACTCCTGAACCAGATCCGCTGA
- a CDS encoding ATP-binding protein, translating into MPDGRSETRLQGWWRSIDSLRLRTALVVLFGISLVHFGSLFTYHQSLEKELDLANEVRLADQLLTIKRSVMRAPLDEREDVAHDFSGGSIDAHWGSTPYAVEGDTAGQNWEPLRRNLRALAPEIAEDGLIIGPDNQAGDDPHLAVVSIKLPDASWINVNLVSWDRKVPPPGGMLVSTTLMALGAVVVSMLLVRWFTRPLTAVATAAKDFYRGKTVVPVAENGPREVVELAVAFNDMQRRIERLIEDRTQALAAVSHDLKTPITRLRFRAEDLADGVARDAMAEDLTEMERMLDQTLSFLRGDRSDEELKPIDIVAILETLVDDAVDRGASVELSGAAHAIITGRRLALKRAFSNLIENALKYGERAGVEVYDRQSDVVVKISDEGTGIASEDIERALSPFVRLEPSRNLETGGFGLGLPIAQAIIDGHSGTLRLENGQTGGLVVSVILPKDSPKSS; encoded by the coding sequence GTGCCTGATGGTCGTTCCGAAACACGGTTACAAGGCTGGTGGCGGTCGATAGACAGCCTGAGACTGCGGACAGCCCTCGTCGTGCTGTTTGGCATCTCTCTCGTCCATTTTGGAAGCCTCTTCACTTACCACCAGAGCCTGGAAAAAGAACTGGACCTCGCAAATGAAGTCCGGCTTGCAGACCAGCTACTGACAATCAAACGATCCGTCATGCGTGCGCCGCTCGATGAACGGGAGGATGTCGCGCACGACTTCTCCGGCGGTTCGATAGACGCCCATTGGGGTTCAACTCCCTATGCGGTTGAGGGCGATACCGCTGGTCAGAACTGGGAACCCCTTCGTCGCAACCTTCGTGCACTTGCTCCCGAAATCGCCGAAGACGGTCTAATCATCGGGCCGGATAACCAGGCAGGTGATGATCCGCATCTGGCAGTCGTGTCGATCAAGCTCCCCGATGCGTCGTGGATCAACGTCAATCTTGTCTCCTGGGACCGCAAGGTGCCGCCGCCGGGAGGAATGCTGGTTTCGACGACCTTGATGGCTCTCGGGGCAGTCGTCGTCTCCATGCTTCTGGTGCGCTGGTTCACTCGTCCTCTGACTGCTGTCGCTACCGCGGCCAAGGATTTCTATCGAGGCAAGACCGTCGTGCCCGTTGCGGAAAACGGTCCGCGGGAGGTGGTTGAACTGGCCGTCGCCTTCAACGACATGCAACGGCGCATCGAGCGATTGATCGAAGATCGCACCCAAGCACTCGCAGCCGTTTCGCATGATTTGAAGACCCCGATCACACGACTGCGGTTCAGAGCCGAGGATCTGGCCGATGGTGTCGCGCGCGACGCAATGGCCGAGGATTTGACTGAGATGGAGCGGATGCTCGATCAGACGCTGTCTTTCCTCCGCGGTGATCGTAGCGACGAGGAACTGAAGCCGATCGACATCGTCGCGATCCTTGAAACTCTCGTCGATGATGCGGTCGATCGCGGCGCATCCGTCGAGCTTTCCGGTGCTGCTCATGCAATTATCACGGGGCGTCGGCTGGCGCTCAAGCGAGCCTTCTCCAATCTCATCGAGAACGCACTCAAATATGGCGAGAGGGCGGGGGTTGAGGTCTATGACCGGCAATCCGACGTTGTCGTTAAAATCAGTGATGAAGGCACCGGCATTGCTTCCGAGGACATCGAACGAGCCCTTTCGCCCTTCGTTCGGCTTGAGCCATCGAGAAATCTCGAGACAGGCGGCTTCGGGCTCGGACTCCCGATTGCCCAGGCGATCATTGACGGGCATTCCGGTACGCTTCGCCTGGAGAACGGTCAAACGGGAGGGCTGGTCGTCAGTGTCATCCTCCCGAAGGACTCGCCAAAATCATCCTGA
- a CDS encoding response regulator, whose amino-acid sequence MDALAEILIVDDDGQILILVAKFLRANGFRVHTARNGVEMAETLKRLSVDLIVLDLMLPGKNGLEICRELRRSSSVPIIMLTAKGDETDRIIGLEVGADDYLPKPFNPRELLARIGAVLRRTRTAGNPTTERAGRSFSFAGWSLDTMKRELTAPSGVVVDLSTGEYDLLLAFLEAPQRVLSREFLLDAARNRAIEGYDRSIDVQVSRLRRKLDGREDLIKTVRGAGYLFATDVVRA is encoded by the coding sequence TTGGATGCCTTAGCCGAAATTCTGATCGTTGACGATGACGGCCAGATCCTGATCCTTGTGGCAAAGTTCCTGAGGGCAAACGGGTTCCGTGTTCACACGGCGCGTAACGGGGTCGAGATGGCCGAGACTTTGAAGCGGCTTTCAGTGGATCTAATTGTCCTTGATCTGATGCTCCCGGGCAAGAACGGGCTGGAGATCTGCCGTGAGCTCCGTCGCAGTTCGTCCGTCCCAATCATCATGCTGACGGCCAAGGGCGACGAGACGGATCGCATTATCGGTCTTGAGGTCGGGGCCGACGACTATCTGCCCAAACCCTTCAATCCTCGCGAGTTGCTGGCACGCATCGGTGCCGTGCTAAGGCGGACCCGCACGGCTGGCAACCCGACGACTGAGCGTGCCGGTCGGAGCTTCAGCTTTGCTGGGTGGTCGCTCGACACGATGAAGCGTGAATTGACCGCACCGAGCGGCGTTGTCGTGGATCTGTCGACGGGGGAATACGACCTGCTGCTTGCTTTCCTAGAAGCGCCGCAGCGCGTGCTCAGTCGTGAGTTCCTCTTGGATGCGGCCCGCAATCGCGCAATCGAAGGCTATGATCGGTCGATCGATGTCCAGGTCAGTCGTCTGCGTCGCAAGCTCGACGGGCGTGAGGATCTCATCAAGACAGTGCGCGGCGCGGGTTATCTCTTTGCAACGGATGTCGTTCGTGCCTGA
- a CDS encoding class I SAM-dependent methyltransferase, whose product MARQDRQTHWQGVYTTKSDTEVSWYEEAPDLSLTLLHEAGLMPGMSVIDIGGGVSRLVDALVDAGQAHVGVLDLSSAALGAAKSRLADTAHVQWVVSDVTVWTPDREYDLWHDRAAFHFLTTAVDQQAYVRVLARALKVGGKAVIGTFAMDGPEKCSGLPVARYDSESLQAVLGEQFRLATTRRHEHTTPWGTVQKFQFSIFEKVGGQAPGHQL is encoded by the coding sequence ATGGCAAGACAAGACCGACAGACGCATTGGCAAGGAGTATACACTACCAAGTCTGACACCGAAGTCAGTTGGTATGAGGAGGCCCCGGACCTATCGCTGACGCTGCTGCATGAAGCGGGACTGATGCCAGGAATGTCAGTAATCGACATTGGTGGTGGTGTGTCGCGGTTGGTAGATGCGCTGGTAGACGCCGGTCAGGCCCACGTTGGCGTTCTTGATCTTTCTAGCGCGGCCCTCGGGGCAGCCAAGTCCCGACTGGCAGACACGGCTCATGTGCAATGGGTTGTATCGGATGTGACCGTATGGACGCCTGACCGCGAGTATGATCTCTGGCATGACCGAGCCGCCTTCCATTTCCTGACAACAGCCGTCGATCAGCAAGCCTATGTTCGCGTGCTGGCACGGGCTCTCAAAGTCGGTGGCAAAGCCGTGATCGGCACCTTCGCAATGGATGGGCCAGAGAAATGCAGCGGCTTGCCCGTTGCCCGTTACGATTCGGAGAGCTTGCAAGCTGTTCTTGGGGAACAGTTTAGGCTCGCTACGACGCGGCGGCATGAACACACAACCCCATGGGGAACGGTGCAGAAATTCCAGTTCAGCATTTTTGAAAAGGTCGGAGGCCAAGCGCCCGGCCATCAGCTTTAA
- a CDS encoding CNNM domain-containing protein: MTLLVLYVAIAISISFVCSILEAVLLSITPSYTATLEATQPETARKVKMLKDDVDRPLAAILSLNTVAHTAGAAGAGAQAAHVFGDAAIAVFSAVLTLLILVLSEIIPKTLGAMYWRAFTPLAARILPPMIWSMWPLVKMSQLITRLLSRGRPQPPVSRDEIAAMADIGHREGVIDKGDSKVFRNLLKFDRLTVADIMTPRTVVYALEQKLTIDAVIARKADLKFSRIPVFDGSIDQVAGFVLKTDILYEALDGKGGTRLQDMKRDLEAVTESMPLEELFDFLIHKDRHVALVVDEFGGTAGIVTLEDLIETLIGEEIVDEFDSIADLQAHARQKWSDRNVKT; the protein is encoded by the coding sequence ATGACCCTGCTTGTTCTCTACGTCGCAATTGCGATCTCTATCTCGTTTGTATGCTCGATCCTCGAAGCTGTATTGTTGAGCATCACGCCGAGCTACACTGCCACGCTCGAAGCGACACAGCCGGAGACAGCCCGCAAGGTGAAGATGCTCAAGGACGATGTCGATCGCCCCTTGGCAGCCATCCTCAGCCTGAATACCGTCGCCCACACTGCGGGTGCGGCCGGAGCGGGTGCACAGGCGGCCCATGTCTTTGGGGATGCGGCGATCGCGGTTTTTTCGGCCGTGCTGACGCTGCTAATCCTGGTGCTTTCGGAGATCATTCCAAAGACGCTGGGTGCGATGTACTGGAGAGCATTTACGCCGCTGGCCGCGCGCATCCTGCCGCCGATGATATGGTCCATGTGGCCATTGGTGAAGATGTCTCAGCTCATCACCCGCCTCCTGTCGCGCGGCAGACCGCAGCCGCCCGTCAGCCGCGACGAGATTGCGGCAATGGCCGACATCGGCCATCGCGAAGGTGTCATCGACAAGGGGGATTCCAAGGTCTTCCGCAACCTTCTGAAGTTTGATCGGCTGACCGTCGCTGACATCATGACCCCGCGCACTGTCGTGTATGCGCTTGAACAGAAGTTGACGATTGATGCGGTGATCGCGCGCAAGGCCGATTTGAAATTCTCCCGCATCCCGGTCTTCGACGGTTCGATCGATCAGGTCGCAGGTTTCGTGCTCAAGACAGACATTCTCTACGAAGCCTTGGATGGCAAGGGCGGCACGCGTCTACAGGACATGAAGCGCGACCTGGAGGCGGTCACAGAGTCGATGCCACTGGAGGAGCTTTTCGATTTCCTCATCCACAAGGATCGGCATGTCGCTCTGGTCGTCGATGAGTTCGGGGGAACTGCCGGCATCGTGACCTTGGAGGATCTGATCGAAACGCTGATCGGCGAAGAGATTGTCGATGAGTTCGACAGCATTGCGGATCTTCAGGCCCATGCGCGCCAGAAATGGAGCGACCGCAACGTCAAGACTTAG
- a CDS encoding phospholipase D-like domain-containing protein, which translates to MTSSILQSGRNCWKKARADRFGVIFDAEDYFVAVKQAILEARQVVYLIGWDFDTRIEFEPEGASLDGPNKLGRFLKWIGKTRPDLQVHILKWDLGLFTSLGRGTMPFRLLNLMSSSNIHFKLDGAHPPASAHHQKIVVIDDVLAFCGGIDITTERWDTRWHLDDDVRRKMPNGKPHGPWHDATSVLSGPVAKLLGDVARERWFAATSEKLLEPNRNDPLWPEAVQVLLRDVEVAIARTLPAYRDRPEVREIETLYLDAIAGAKDIIYCESQYFASRRIAEAMAARLQEPEGPEIIVINPESADGYLESKTMDTARARLLQLVGAADRHDRFRIFTPVTEKGSPIYVHAKITIIDDRLLRVGSSNFNNRSMGFDSECDVAIEAPSDDRAGATASVIETIRTELLAEHLATEPHAIRDAIALAKGSFVQAIDRLLGPGKTLRPYVPDEVGAFEETLAENDLLDPESPKKLYASLTGGGWRPGALR; encoded by the coding sequence ATGACATCGAGCATCCTGCAATCAGGTCGCAACTGCTGGAAGAAGGCGCGCGCAGATCGCTTCGGCGTCATCTTCGACGCCGAAGACTATTTCGTTGCCGTCAAGCAGGCCATCCTCGAAGCTCGGCAGGTGGTCTACCTGATCGGCTGGGATTTCGACACCCGGATCGAGTTCGAGCCGGAGGGCGCAAGTCTCGACGGGCCGAACAAGCTGGGACGGTTCCTGAAGTGGATCGGCAAGACCCGTCCTGACCTGCAGGTCCACATCCTCAAATGGGATCTGGGCTTGTTCACATCCCTGGGACGGGGAACCATGCCCTTCCGCCTCCTCAACCTCATGTCCTCTTCCAATATCCACTTCAAACTGGATGGAGCGCATCCGCCTGCCTCCGCCCATCACCAGAAGATCGTGGTCATCGACGACGTGCTGGCCTTCTGCGGCGGGATCGACATCACCACCGAGCGCTGGGACACGCGCTGGCATCTGGACGACGACGTGCGTCGCAAAATGCCGAATGGCAAGCCCCATGGCCCTTGGCACGATGCGACATCTGTTCTGAGCGGGCCTGTTGCAAAACTGCTGGGGGATGTCGCCCGCGAGCGATGGTTTGCCGCCACCAGCGAAAAACTTCTAGAGCCCAACCGCAACGATCCTCTGTGGCCGGAGGCAGTCCAGGTGCTGCTCAGGGATGTCGAGGTTGCAATCGCGCGCACGCTCCCGGCCTATCGCGATCGACCAGAGGTCCGGGAAATCGAGACGCTTTATCTCGACGCGATCGCTGGCGCAAAAGACATCATCTATTGCGAGAGCCAGTATTTCGCATCCCGACGGATTGCCGAGGCCATGGCAGCCCGCCTGCAGGAGCCGGAGGGGCCCGAGATCATTGTGATCAACCCGGAATCCGCAGATGGATATCTGGAATCCAAAACCATGGACACGGCGCGAGCACGTCTGCTCCAACTCGTAGGCGCTGCCGATCGCCACGACAGATTTCGCATCTTCACGCCAGTCACCGAAAAGGGAAGCCCGATCTACGTGCATGCGAAGATCACGATTATCGACGATCGGCTGCTGCGTGTCGGGTCCTCCAACTTCAACAACCGCTCGATGGGGTTTGATTCCGAATGTGACGTTGCCATCGAGGCCCCGTCTGACGACAGGGCGGGCGCAACCGCATCGGTAATCGAGACGATCCGGACGGAGCTTTTGGCCGAGCATCTTGCGACCGAGCCGCATGCGATCCGAGACGCCATCGCCTTGGCGAAAGGGTCGTTCGTGCAAGCGATCGATCGCCTGCTTGGGCCAGGAAAAACGCTGCGGCCTTATGTGCCTGACGAGGTCGGCGCCTTCGAGGAGACCTTGGCAGAAAACGACCTTCTGGACCCCGAAAGCCCCAAAAAGCTCTACGCAAGCTTGACGGGAGGCGGATGGCGTCCGGGCGCTTTGCGTTGA
- a CDS encoding mechanosensitive ion channel domain-containing protein: MPETAGAGRRFRLLVVTLFLGLLLLLANRAMAQEGAETVRLDGRALFSVSSSDTLGAEERARRVEQRLGVLVRALETVPKAAVEASGDQRVIVVAGVRITTVSPIDAEDSLTDIDTLAARWANAIEMGLQDAVDRRQGFGGSFFADTMAALQTVLSRAWNSVVSVVPRLLAAALVMCTTLLIASGVNRVLVVLFKRRIADKTLENLIRQLSYYSLILLGVLVAADALGFSPGALVTGLGLTGLVLGFALKDILSNFVSGLLILALRPFEIGDQIVVGPTEGSVERIELRATQIRCTVGRPRQFGCSVTSFCTVGPLSRRRSGQAVRIQNRRPGDGQHAGR, from the coding sequence ATGCCTGAGACTGCCGGCGCAGGCAGGCGGTTCAGACTGCTGGTGGTCACGCTGTTCCTCGGGCTCCTCTTGCTTCTGGCAAATCGGGCCATGGCGCAGGAGGGCGCTGAGACGGTCAGGCTGGATGGTCGCGCGCTTTTTTCTGTCAGCTCGAGTGATACCCTTGGCGCCGAAGAACGGGCTCGGCGTGTGGAGCAGCGCCTTGGCGTTCTGGTCAGGGCACTCGAAACCGTGCCGAAGGCTGCCGTCGAAGCTTCGGGAGACCAGCGCGTCATCGTCGTAGCAGGTGTTCGGATCACGACCGTCTCGCCGATCGATGCGGAAGACAGTCTGACCGACATCGACACTCTGGCCGCCCGTTGGGCAAATGCGATCGAAATGGGTTTGCAGGATGCTGTCGATCGCCGTCAGGGTTTCGGCGGCAGTTTTTTCGCAGACACCATGGCGGCCCTGCAAACCGTTCTCTCTCGGGCCTGGAATTCGGTCGTTAGCGTTGTTCCGCGATTGCTGGCCGCGGCACTGGTGATGTGCACCACCTTGCTGATTGCTTCGGGTGTCAATCGCGTTCTCGTCGTTCTCTTCAAGCGCCGGATCGCGGACAAAACACTCGAGAACCTGATCCGGCAGTTGTCGTACTACTCTCTCATTCTGCTTGGCGTGCTTGTCGCAGCTGATGCGTTGGGGTTCAGTCCGGGCGCGCTGGTGACGGGGCTTGGCCTGACGGGTCTCGTGCTCGGTTTCGCGCTCAAGGACATCCTGTCGAATTTCGTCAGTGGTCTCTTGATCCTGGCGCTTCGACCATTCGAAATCGGGGATCAGATTGTTGTCGGACCGACGGAGGGTTCTGTCGAACGGATCGAATTGCGTGCAACGCAGATCCGCTGCACTGTTGGTCGCCCTCGCCAGTTCGGCTGCAGCGTCACAAGCTTTTGCACAGTCGGCCCCTTATCCAGGAGAAGATCAGGCCAAGCTGTTCGGATACAAAATCGACGCCCGGGAGACGGACAGCACGCGGGTCGCTGA
- a CDS encoding inositol monophosphatase family protein: protein MTVNDTALAARFALAKTLAVEAGAMALDYFNRRDTLVIETKRDLQDVVSIADRNVETFLKERVAEIYANDGFLGEEFGHDEGTSGFTWVVDPIDGTAPFVNGMPTWCVSVAIVRDGEPVVGVIHVPCSDELYASALGFGATLNDKSLRLDPSRNLQNAMTGIGCNNYVTPERVGAIIGGLMAKGGNFIRNGSGALMLAYVAAGRLVGYYEPHMRAWDCMAGFCLVREAGGRNLAFPGSGAEFLNGHPVLAANQSCYDELLQLHLNNL from the coding sequence ATGACAGTAAATGATACGGCACTCGCAGCGCGTTTCGCCCTGGCCAAGACGCTGGCGGTGGAAGCGGGAGCCATGGCGCTCGACTACTTCAATCGTCGAGACACGCTGGTGATCGAAACGAAGCGCGACCTACAGGACGTGGTTTCCATCGCCGACCGCAACGTCGAGACCTTCCTCAAGGAGCGGGTTGCCGAAATCTATGCGAATGACGGGTTCTTAGGCGAGGAGTTCGGCCATGACGAGGGCACCTCCGGCTTTACATGGGTCGTTGATCCGATCGACGGCACCGCCCCCTTTGTAAACGGCATGCCGACCTGGTGTGTTTCCGTCGCGATCGTAAGGGATGGGGAGCCAGTTGTTGGCGTGATCCATGTGCCATGCTCGGATGAGCTTTATGCCTCGGCGCTCGGTTTCGGCGCGACGCTGAATGACAAGTCCCTGCGCCTCGATCCCAGCCGCAATCTGCAGAATGCGATGACGGGGATAGGCTGCAACAACTACGTCACCCCCGAACGAGTCGGTGCGATCATCGGCGGCCTCATGGCGAAGGGCGGAAATTTCATCCGCAATGGTTCAGGGGCGCTGATGCTGGCCTATGTCGCAGCCGGCCGCTTGGTTGGGTATTACGAACCGCATATGCGAGCGTGGGATTGCATGGCCGGTTTCTGCCTCGTGCGCGAAGCCGGCGGCAGGAACCTTGCCTTTCCTGGAAGCGGTGCCGAGTTCCTGAACGGACATCCGGTTCTTGCCGCAAACCAGTCCTGCTACGATGAACTATTGCAGCTTCACCTCAACAATCTTTAG
- a CDS encoding ABC transporter ATP-binding protein, whose protein sequence is MITVNAGSVTFQNVRKTFGAFTAIHDLSLTIEPGTLVTLLGPSGCGKTTTLRMLAGLEHPTSGKILIGGKDVTMLPANERDVSMVFQSYALFPHMTSLENVAYGLQSSGLAKKEAREKAEEGLKLVGLAGMGHRLPAELSGGQQQRVAVARALVLEPQVLLLDEPLSNLDARLRRRVRTEIRDLQQRLGFTAVYVTHDQDEALAVSDRIIVMKDGEIAQSGAPRELYEAPASPFIADFMGEANVLPCEVVQSDGREVLVRVSNLEHRLQSKAGRGPAKLAVRPGAIRIGSAGAEGLKGRVLHSAYLGGHVEYEVETDVGTLFVIDHDVDHAHAATSDVTLAFKNRGIAVING, encoded by the coding sequence ATGATCACCGTCAACGCCGGATCCGTCACCTTCCAAAATGTTCGCAAGACCTTCGGCGCCTTTACCGCCATCCATGATCTTTCACTCACCATCGAACCCGGAACGCTGGTGACCCTGCTTGGTCCCTCCGGCTGCGGCAAGACGACGACGCTGCGCATGCTGGCGGGTCTGGAGCATCCGACTTCTGGAAAGATCCTGATCGGTGGCAAGGATGTGACCATGCTGCCTGCGAACGAACGCGACGTTTCCATGGTTTTTCAGTCCTATGCGCTCTTTCCGCATATGACATCGCTCGAAAACGTCGCCTACGGCTTACAGTCGTCCGGCTTGGCCAAGAAGGAGGCGCGTGAGAAGGCCGAGGAAGGCCTCAAGCTCGTCGGCCTCGCCGGCATGGGGCATCGCCTTCCGGCAGAATTGTCGGGCGGCCAGCAGCAGCGCGTCGCTGTGGCGCGAGCCCTGGTGTTGGAGCCGCAGGTGCTGCTTCTCGACGAGCCGCTCTCCAATCTCGATGCACGTCTGCGCCGCCGCGTCCGCACCGAAATCCGCGATCTCCAGCAACGCCTGGGTTTTACCGCAGTCTATGTCACTCATGATCAGGACGAGGCACTTGCGGTCTCCGACCGGATCATCGTGATGAAAGACGGCGAGATCGCTCAGTCGGGCGCGCCGCGTGAACTCTACGAAGCGCCGGCCTCGCCCTTCATTGCCGACTTCATGGGGGAGGCGAATGTGCTGCCCTGCGAGGTCGTGCAATCCGATGGCCGCGAAGTTCTGGTGCGTGTCAGCAATCTCGAGCATCGCCTGCAGTCCAAGGCGGGCCGAGGCCCTGCAAAACTCGCCGTGCGGCCCGGTGCCATCCGGATCGGCTCTGCTGGCGCAGAGGGCCTGAAGGGTCGCGTCCTGCACTCCGCCTATCTCGGCGGTCATGTCGAATATGAGGTCGAGACCGATGTTGGTACGCTCTTCGTCATCGATCACGACGTTGATCATGCCCATGCCGCCACGAGCGACGTCACATTGGCGTTCAAGAACCGTGGCATTGCCGTCATCAACGGCTGA